The proteins below come from a single Asanoa ferruginea genomic window:
- a CDS encoding RidA family protein, with the protein MTGRQTITSGSTFEERIGYARAVVDGDHVFVSGTTGYDYATMTIADDVVAQCEQVIRNIEAALAEAGCTLANVVRVRYLLPDRADFEPCWPTLRAAFGSVRPAATMMVCGLADPAMRIEIEVDARR; encoded by the coding sequence GTGACCGGGCGGCAGACGATCACCAGCGGTTCGACCTTCGAAGAGCGCATCGGGTACGCCCGCGCGGTGGTCGACGGTGACCACGTCTTCGTCTCCGGCACCACCGGCTACGACTACGCGACGATGACGATCGCCGACGACGTGGTCGCCCAGTGCGAGCAGGTGATCCGCAATATCGAGGCGGCGCTGGCCGAGGCGGGCTGCACGCTGGCCAACGTGGTCCGGGTGCGCTACCTGCTGCCGGACCGCGCCGACTTCGAGCCCTGCTGGCCGACGCTGCGCGCCGCGTTTGGCTCCGTCCGGCCGGCCGCCACCATGATGGTCTGCGGTCTGGCCGACCCGGCGATGCGGATCGAGATCGAGGTCGACGCCAGGCGATGA